The genomic stretch AGACACCCACGATAAGGTTTCAGAACTGAGTCTATCTAGTTAGGTCTCTTAATCAGCTTTAAAAGACACCCATTCTTAGCGTGAGCATGGTTAAAACCAACGAACTTACCTAGACACCCACTAAAAGTTTAAGAACTAAGTTTACCGCAGTCGAGCACTGCACTTAGTAAGACACCCACGACAACGAATAAATTTTACATGACACCCACTCTAAGAATACAACTTAGTGAACTTAGTAAGACACCCACGATAAGGTTTCAGAACTGAGTCTATCTAGTTAGGCCTCTTAATCAGCTTTAAAAGACACCCATTCTTAGCGTGAGCATGGTTAAAACCAAAACACCATGCAAAGCATAGTAAGCTCTCTTGCTTTGAAACGGCTTTCACATGCGGCAGGTTTATTATTATGGGGTTATTTGAGTGGCGCTCAAGAGCCAAAAGCAGTGGGGGAGTTAATGGTATTTTTCCGCTAAGCCGTTACAAAATCGCTATAAAATATGGGGAATGTTGAGATTCTAGGCAGACTGCACAATCTATCACCATTCGGTGCTTTTTAACAAGAAAAGTGTTTGACATATTTTTTATAGGCTATATTATACGCCCCACAAGACGGAGAGGTGGCCGAGTGGCTGAAGGCGCTCCCCTGCTAAGGGAGTATAGGGTTTGTAGCCCTATCGAGGGTTCGAATCCCTCCCCCTCCGCCATTTTATTATGGTTATCTTGTAACGGACGCATAGCTCAGCTGGATAGAGTACCTGGCTACGAACCAGGCGGTCGGAGGTTCGAATCCTCCTGCGTCCGCCACTTTTCCCCAAGTGGTAAAACAAGGGTAACGGATACAGGCGGTAAGAGGTTCACTCTTTACAATTCATGTCCTGCATCCACCACTTTACTTCAAGTGTAAAAAGAAGCAGTTGAAAAACTTAAAATTTATACCGGACGCATAGCTCAGCTGGATAGAGTACCTGGCTACGAACCAGGCGGTCGGAGGTTCGAATCCTCCTGCGTCCGCCACTTTTCCCCAAGTGGTAAAACAAGGGTAACGGATACAGGCGGTAAGAGGTTCACTCTTTACAATTCATGTCTTGCATCCACCACTTTACTTCAAGTGTAAAAAAAAGCAGTTGAAAAACTTAAAATTTATACCGGACGCATAGCTCAGCTGGATAGAGTACCTGGCTACGAACCAGGCGGTCGGAGGTTCGAATCCTCCTGCGTCCGCCACTTTTCTTCTAGTGTAAAAAAGAAGAACCGGAAACAGGCGGTCGGAGGTTCACTCTTCACAAGATACGTCCTGCATCCACCACTTTACTTTTAGTGTAAAAGAAGTAGTTGAAGAACTCTAAATTTATATCGGACGCATAGCTCAGCTGGATAGAGTACCTGGCTACGAACCAGGCGGTCGGAGGTTCGAATCCTCCTGCGTCCGCCACTTTCTCTCAAGTGGTAAATAAGAGATAGACAAGCCGACTTAAAGTCGGTTTTTTTGTGCCTGCAGAATAGTAGAAAATCACTATAAAGACGGTCGGAGGTTCACTTTTCACAAGATTGGTCCTGCGTCCGCCACTTTCTCTCAAGTGGTAAAATAAGAGATAAACAAGCCGACTTAAAGTCGGTTTTTTGTGCCTATAAAACAGCAGATAAAACTATAAAACAGCAGACACCCACATCAAGAGTCGTTAAGAATTCACTGCGAAGTAAAATAACGGACATCCACTTTAACAAGCGCTCAATAAGATACGCTCTGAGTATGCAGCGCTTACCCAACTGCCTATAAAACAGCAGACACCCATAAAACAGCAGACACCCACATTAAAAGTCGTTAAGCATTTACTGCGCGGTAAAATAACAGACACCCACTTTAAAAAGCTCTTAACAAGGTACGCTCTGAGTTTGTTGTACTTATCCAATGGCTAATACCAGCCTGCGTCCAGGTTGGCTTAATCAGAAAGAACAAAATTGATGCTTGCGGCGTAAAAAACTTCTTGCCGTAAGTGATACCAATCCGCATTAATACTTGCTCAATTTGAGGGAGCAAATTCGACGCTTACTGCGTTAAAAATTTCTTATTTAGAACAACTAAATAGCAAAATTTTTGCCTTGCCTACACGGATTTAAGTACCTTGGCGGTAGCAGGACGCAAGAGCGGTGTTATCGACAAAATTTTCTTGCCTCAAATGGACCGCTTAATTAAGCGAATTGGTATTAGCTCACTAAATTAACCGAATGGGTAAACCTGAGTGTAAAGCAGGCTGTGTCTGCTGTTAGACCTTGCTAAGTTCCATCATTTGTCTCAAAAAACACTTTTCATTCTCTTCATTATTGCTAACCTGTACTCAGTTTCAATACGGTTTAATACAATGAATTTTCGCAGTATTTTCTTTATTATTATTGTAATCACGCTGAGCTGGAATGGTCACGCACTGACTCTAGGCGCTGAGCGCACAGAGCTCTATTTACCTGAGCTTAAAGGCAAGCGAGTCGGTTTAATCGTCAATCAAACTTCAAAAGTCGGTGAGCAGCACTTGGTTGATTTATTGCTGCAGCACAATATTGCGGTGAAGAAAATTTTTGCTCCCGAGCATGGTTTTAGAGGGAAGCAAGATGCTGGTGCATTAATTGCGGATGGTAAAGATAAAAAAACAGGGTTACCAATCATCTCCTTGTATGGCAAAAATAAAAAGCCATCTCAACAGCAATTAGCTGATGTCGATATTCTGGTTTTCGATATCCAAGATGTTGGCCTTCGTTTTTATACTTACATAAGTACTATGCACTTGGCGATGGAGGCCTCCGCCGACGCCAATATTGAGTTTATGGTTTTGGACCGGCCAAACCCCAATATAGCGCATGTAGATGGGCCGGTATTAGAGCCTCAGTTTCGCTCTTTTGTGGGCATGCATCCTATTCCTGTGCTCCATGGCATGACCGTTGCTGAGCTGGCCAAAATGATTGTTGCACAAAAGTGGTTAGAAACAGAACAGCAACTTAAGCTGATCGTGATCCCAATGCTGGAGTACCACGATCAGGTTGAGTATCGTTTGCCTGTGCCTCCAAGCCCAAACCTTCCGAATCAGCAAGCAATCTACCTTTACCCATCGCTGTGCTTTTTTGAGGCAACACCCGTGTCGGTTGGCCGTGGTACCGAGTTTCCATTTCAAGTGTACGGGCATAGCAACCCTAAGCTAGGTGAGTTTGCGTTCTCACCGAGAAGCATTATTGGTGCCGCCTCTAACCCTAAATTAAAAGGTCAAATTGCCTATGGCCAAGACCTGAGGAAAAGCCGCGTAACCGGGTTTAATTTACACTGGTTTATCAGCGCATATCGTATTTTCAACCAAGCAGGCATGGAGTTTTTTACGGCTGCCAATTTTATGGATAAATTGGCTGGAACCGATACGGTAAGAAAGGCTATGCTAGCAGGTGCCAATGAAACCCAGTTGCAGCAACTATGGCGCCAAGATGTCGCCGATTTTTTACAGCTTAGACAGGCCTATTTACTTTATCCACGGCAGTAAAGCTAAGTTATAAGCGCATGGATTGCATATTTTCGTTAGCCCGGTCTACACGCTTTTGCCAATGTAGGTTAGATTGCGCGAGCGCCGTAAACAGTACGTCAATGAGATAGGCTTGTGAAGTGCGCGATAACATCCCTGAGTGCTTTAACGGTTCATCATCGCTAGTACAGTAAAGCACGGCATCGGCCAGCTCGACTAGCGGGTGGCTACCATAGCGGGTGATCATTAAGCGTTTGCAGTCATTGCTTTTCGCTTGATTTGATAGGGTGAGTAAGCTTTTACTATCACCGCTACTACTGAGCACAATAAGCAAATCATCTTTGTTCATGGTCGCCAAATAACCTGAGGCACTGAGCTCATCGACTTGTGCAATGGCTGGGATCCCCAGCTTTTGCAGCTTCCAAGTTAAGTCTTGTGCCATGGTAAATGTGCTCCCTAAGGCGCAAACAATCACTTTACGGGCACTTTTTATTAATTGAATGGCAGATTCAAATTGCTTGGCTGTGTTTAACTTTCTGGTTTCTGAGATCACCGTCTGCTGTTTTTGTTGTAATTTATCGGCAATCAGTTCAATTGAATCATTGTGTGAGATCAGTGCATCGATGGCTAGGGTGTTGTCTGCCTGCTCATTCAAAGCATCAACGACCGCCAACTTAAAAGTGGGGAAGCCTCTGTAGCCCAGCTTTTGCGCAAATTTTACTACGCTCGATTGACTTACTCCTGCGGCTTTTGCCAGTTCAACCGAGGATAATGCACGTATTTTTTCCCCTGAGTTGAGAGTAAAGTCTGCTAATTTCGCTTCGCTATTTGAGAGCGAGG from Pseudoalteromonas sp. UG3-2 encodes the following:
- a CDS encoding MurR/RpiR family transcriptional regulator; amino-acid sequence: MSTFVKIKALRPSLSNSEAKLADFTLNSGEKIRALSSVELAKAAGVSQSSVVKFAQKLGYRGFPTFKLAVVDALNEQADNTLAIDALISHNDSIELIADKLQQKQQTVISETRKLNTAKQFESAIQLIKSARKVIVCALGSTFTMAQDLTWKLQKLGIPAIAQVDELSASGYLATMNKDDLLIVLSSSGDSKSLLTLSNQAKSNDCKRLMITRYGSHPLVELADAVLYCTSDDEPLKHSGMLSRTSQAYLIDVLFTALAQSNLHWQKRVDRANENMQSMRL
- a CDS encoding exo-beta-N-acetylmuramidase NamZ family protein; the protein is MNFRSIFFIIIVITLSWNGHALTLGAERTELYLPELKGKRVGLIVNQTSKVGEQHLVDLLLQHNIAVKKIFAPEHGFRGKQDAGALIADGKDKKTGLPIISLYGKNKKPSQQQLADVDILVFDIQDVGLRFYTYISTMHLAMEASADANIEFMVLDRPNPNIAHVDGPVLEPQFRSFVGMHPIPVLHGMTVAELAKMIVAQKWLETEQQLKLIVIPMLEYHDQVEYRLPVPPSPNLPNQQAIYLYPSLCFFEATPVSVGRGTEFPFQVYGHSNPKLGEFAFSPRSIIGAASNPKLKGQIAYGQDLRKSRVTGFNLHWFISAYRIFNQAGMEFFTAANFMDKLAGTDTVRKAMLAGANETQLQQLWRQDVADFLQLRQAYLLYPRQ